The segment AAGAGCCAGGATTATCTCCATGTCAGTTAAGCCATTGTTCTTGAACGCCATGTATCCATCCCCGTGCTCTCTGTGGCGCTCAATCTCTCTTTCGATGCGCCACAGGAATTCCCGCCGCAAATCGTAAGGCGCAACAAGCAGTTTGTGATACTTCTGCTTTCCATCATAGCCTGTGAGTGAATTGAAGAGATGGGACATATCTGCACATACCTGCGGGTTGCAGGTAAAGTAGCCGAGGTCGCCATAGATCCTGGCTGTGACAGCATTGAAGTTCCCAGAACTGAGGTAACCATATCGGATTATTTCCTTCCCCTCTCTCCTGACAACAAGGCATAATTTGGCATGAACCTTCAGTCCCGGTCTCCCGTATACCACATGCACACCCGCCCGCTCAAGCGCATGCCCCCACCCAATGTTTTTCTCTTCATCGAAGCGCGCTGTCAGTTCCACAACAGCAGCCACCTGCTTACCATTCTGCCGCGCCTTAATAAGTGCATCAATGACGGGGGAATTGGCATCGATGCGGTAAAGCGTTATCTTTATAGCCAGCACATCAGGATCCTTTGCAGCCTGATGTAAGAATTTGATAAAGGGCAAGAAACTGTCATACGGATAGTAGAACAGGACATCCCGGTTGCGCAGAGCCGGGAAAATTTTTTTCTCGTTATCTAACAATGAAGGATTTGAAGGAAGAAACTTGGCATCCTTCAGGTCGGGGCGGTCCAGTCTCATCAGTTCCCACATATCTATCTTCCCCATGATACCCTCTATATCACTGACCAGGTAGGAAGGCAATCCAAATTTATTAGCCAGCATGTGACGGATGTCGTCGGGCATGGATACATCCACTTCAAGCCTCACTGGCGGCCCGGTGCGGCGAAACTCCATGCTTTCCTCAACCTGGGTCGCAAGGTCATACGCCCCATTCAAATGCGTCTCAATTTCAGCATCGCGCGTGATGCGGAAAGGATAAGACGCAGCCACTTTCATGCCTGGGAAGAGAATATCCAGATTTGCGGCTATAAGGTCTTCAAGCAGGACGAAGTGGGTGGTTTTTCTGGCAGCGCTATGTTCGGTATTCTTATCGTTTTCCACTTCCGGCACAGCGATAAAGCGCGAGAATAAACCGGTTGGTACCTTGACGCGCGCAAACATCTGTTTTTCAAAGTTACCCTGAGTTATCCCGACCACAACGGCAATGTTGATTGTGAGATTGGAAATAAATGGAAATGGATGAGCGGCATCGAATGCCAGAGGAGTGAGGGTCGGAAATATCTCATTTTCGAAGAAGCGTTGCAGAAGAGCCTTCTGTTTTTCCTCAAGGTCGACAAATCTATTGATATGGATACCTTCGCTGCTGAGCTTAGGTAAAAGTTCATGCCAGCAGCGCGCATGGTCTGCGATAAGTGGAATTAACTCTTTGCGGATGGCTTCCAGCTGTTCTGACGGCGACAGCCTGTCAGGGTGTGTTTTGACAGTCCCTGTGGCAAGTTGCCGCCGCATGGATGAAACCCTGACCATGAAGAACTCATCGATGTTGCTTCCGCAAATAGCAAGGAACTTCACCCTTTCCAGGAGAGGCTGGCGCTCATCCATTGCCTCCTCAAGTATCCGTCGATTGAATTTGAGCCAGCTTAGCTCACCGTTGATGAAGTTTCCGGGATTGTCAAGAGAAACACTTTCCGTACTGATTTTCAATGGCTTTTCACTAACACTTTCTTCGGTATTGATATTCATCTGTTGTTCCATAATACAGGCGTCCTGTTGATCAGTAGAATATTTTCGACATCCCAATCCCAACACTATCTACATTCTGATTTTGCTGAAGAGATCTGAATCAGGCGCACGCACTTGCGATATCTACTGCGCTCTGTGTCCCGGATTCATACTCTTCTCTCACAAACCCTTTTGAGACCTCAAACAATTCAGAAAGCCATTTTTTACCATCAGTCTGAAAAAGGATGGGAAGCTGCGCTTCCATCTGTTTGAGCTTATTTAAGAACTGCCCGACGGTTTCGCATTCAATCAGCATCTGGCAGAAGGGATGCTCCGGATATGATATGCTGATCGCCTTAAGATAGACTAAAGGATCGCCGCCGTTCTCAATGAACTTACACATCATTTTAATGGGTGTGAATTCAACCTTCGTCGTTTCTTTGCCATTGTCAGCATCACCTTCCACCATTCTGATAAAGTCATCCCAGCCATTGCCCTTCTCCCATTTTTTAAACCTCTCTTCGATGAGTAACATGTCTCTTTTGTGAATCTTTTGAATGAGCTGGAGATCTTTCCTGCGAATCTCTTCTTTGAATAGCTCGATATTATCTAATTTCATTATATAGGTCTCCCAATCCGTTTAGCAGCTTCATGTGGTCATTCCTCTTTTATCAGGTGACAAAAACGAATGACCCATAATTATTATCAAAATTCTTGTGATATATACTTAATCTCTATAATCTATATAGAAAACCAGCAGAAGCTACGTGATTAAAATTGTCATTTCGTGAATGATTGGTACCTAAGAAGATACGTTATAATCACATCTCATGCATGCAGTGCATTCTCAACCCCGGCAGTTTCCCTCTCTATTTTAAGACCGGGGAATTCACTATCCGAACGAGGGCATAGGATTACATTCAGGTTGAGCTTCCTTCCGAATAATTTCTCGAATGCTTGCACGTTCGACTCTACACCCCACACCTCAAGCTCGCAGCTGCCCTCATGCCATATAGCGAGCTCGACTTTTGTTCTGTTTTTCCCCGTGAATTCTGCCTTTTTTACGAGGCAGGTATGGCTTCTGTCGAGTTTCTCGGCAAGGCGCAGCAGCATGGATAGGACAATCACGGTATTCGCAGAATGCTCATCAAGCAGAGCTAAAGCCTGGTCCTTTCTCTTTGGAAGCTTCTTCCTGTGGAACCTGGCAACGTTTGCCATTATATTTATCTCGACCTGGTCAAAGCCGAGGAGCTCTGTGTTGCCTATTATGTATTGCGAGTGGAGATGATGACTTTTAAAGGATATGAAGCCGCCGATATCGTGCAGGAACGAAGAGTACTTCAATAGCTCTCTCTCCCGTTCGCCCATGTCGTGCAGCCCGATCCTCCTCGAACTGTCAAAAAGCGAAAGTGCAAGAGATATGACAGCGTTGGCGTGCCGCTCGTTGATATTGCATGATCTTCCAAGCTGGAGCACGCTCATCTCCCTGACAGACATCTCCTGGAACTGCGGAAACCCTTCATGTCTTGACAGGTAATCCATGAGCATGCCGTGGACTATGCTCCTCTCGCTGACTGTAATCTCTTCAAGCCCGAACTCCTCCATTATTGTCTCGAGGATAGCAGCACCCCCAACAATGATGTCTGCTCTCTCGGGATTGATGCCCTGGATATTCTTTCTCTCATCGAGAGGTAGCATGCAGAGTGTCGAAACTACCTTCCTCAGATTCTTATAGCTCAGGACAAGGTTTCTTCCTGCGTCGCCCCGTTCATGCATATTCATCGCTATCTCGGCAAGGTTGACGATAGTGCCTGAACTTCCGAAAGCGCACTCTATCCTCGCACTTTTCATGAATTGCGCTGTTTTTAGAATTCTGTTCTTGATGTACAGCTTCATCCTTGCATATACATCATGTGGCACAGGTGCTGTTCCCCCATCCTGAATGAACATGGTAGTGAGCCTTATTGCCCCGAGCTCGAAGCTGTCGACGTAATATTGCTGGGTCTGGTCACCTATCGCAATCTCCGTGCTCCCTCCTCCTATGTCGATGAAGATCGCCTTCCTCATGCCAATATGGACACCGCTCGATACGCCAAGATAAATAAGGCGTGCCTCTTCCTTTCCAGGTATGACCCTTACTTCCAGCTTCGCCTCATATTTTAGCTGTTCAAGGAATT is part of the Candidatus Methanoperedens sp. genome and harbors:
- the ppk1 gene encoding polyphosphate kinase 1; translated protein: MEQQMNINTEESVSEKPLKISTESVSLDNPGNFINGELSWLKFNRRILEEAMDERQPLLERVKFLAICGSNIDEFFMVRVSSMRRQLATGTVKTHPDRLSPSEQLEAIRKELIPLIADHARCWHELLPKLSSEGIHINRFVDLEEKQKALLQRFFENEIFPTLTPLAFDAAHPFPFISNLTINIAVVVGITQGNFEKQMFARVKVPTGLFSRFIAVPEVENDKNTEHSAARKTTHFVLLEDLIAANLDILFPGMKVAASYPFRITRDAEIETHLNGAYDLATQVEESMEFRRTGPPVRLEVDVSMPDDIRHMLANKFGLPSYLVSDIEGIMGKIDMWELMRLDRPDLKDAKFLPSNPSLLDNEKKIFPALRNRDVLFYYPYDSFLPFIKFLHQAAKDPDVLAIKITLYRIDANSPVIDALIKARQNGKQVAAVVELTARFDEEKNIGWGHALERAGVHVVYGRPGLKVHAKLCLVVRREGKEIIRYGYLSSGNFNAVTARIYGDLGYFTCNPQVCADMSHLFNSLTGYDGKQKYHKLLVAPYDLRREFLWRIEREIERHREHGDGYMAFKNNGLTDMEIILALYRASQAGVKIDLNVRALCALRPGIPGVSENITVTSIVGRFLEHARIYYFRNGGDDEVLLGSADLRTRNFDDRVETLFPVEDPDIKSAIIKDILNVHLKDNVKARRLLSDGTYERVVPSPGEKELNSQEWLIENRGLWHGNF
- a CDS encoding Ppx/GppA phosphatase family protein; protein product: MNAMKTLFGGFNLNKLSSCPGRIAGDGNGNGRKHDIIGLHNNNEIEMYLKQPEEKILAFIDIGTNSIRLILVRLNPNHSYTVLRQEKEVVRLGENEFKNNHLQPEAMERAVLVCKKFAELATSFGACEIIAVATSAVREAKNQAEFLEQLKYEAKLEVRVIPGKEEARLIYLGVSSGVHIGMRKAIFIDIGGGSTEIAIGDQTQQYYVDSFELGAIRLTTMFIQDGGTAPVPHDVYARMKLYIKNRILKTAQFMKSARIECAFGSSGTIVNLAEIAMNMHERGDAGRNLVLSYKNLRKVVSTLCMLPLDERKNIQGINPERADIIVGGAAILETIMEEFGLEEITVSERSIVHGMLMDYLSRHEGFPQFQEMSVREMSVLQLGRSCNINERHANAVISLALSLFDSSRRIGLHDMGERERELLKYSSFLHDIGGFISFKSHHLHSQYIIGNTELLGFDQVEINIMANVARFHRKKLPKRKDQALALLDEHSANTVIVLSMLLRLAEKLDRSHTCLVKKAEFTGKNRTKVELAIWHEGSCELEVWGVESNVQAFEKLFGRKLNLNVILCPRSDSEFPGLKIERETAGVENALHA